The following coding sequences lie in one Halomonas sp. 'Soap Lake #6' genomic window:
- a CDS encoding NnrS family protein: MPTITSSQPTDKRKPLPLMRLAFRPFFLLAALFSVVSLLVWLAFWHGNILLSPYGGLIFWHQHEMLFGFAAAVVAGFLLTAVRNWTGLPSVSGGPLLALVLLWLLGRLLMAFPMGLPAWVLMVVDLAFLPAVAIVMAKLVITAKRWRNLIFIPVLALLAIANLAMHLGMINGDYALIRNAAYLAVLLITLMMTVVGGRVIAMFTANRLGRPKPDPIPLLEDVTLASTVSVVLLQSAIMLGIAVPAVLMGGVMLLAAFANTVRMARWGGLYSWREPLLWGLHGSYAFIPLGLVMWVLALMGLIRTELAVHALSIGGMGVMILAMMARVSLGHTGRPIRTLPGIGVALGLMLIAAVVRSPVLALFPQITHWTYTLSIIFWCLAYTIFLMHYTLPLMQARVDGQDG; encoded by the coding sequence ATGCCAACTATTACCTCCTCCCAGCCTACTGATAAGCGAAAGCCGTTGCCATTAATGCGCTTGGCTTTTCGGCCCTTCTTCCTGCTGGCCGCGTTGTTTAGTGTGGTTTCTCTGCTGGTGTGGCTAGCTTTCTGGCATGGCAACATTTTATTGAGTCCCTACGGTGGCCTGATTTTTTGGCATCAGCATGAAATGCTGTTTGGCTTTGCGGCGGCGGTGGTAGCGGGGTTTTTACTGACAGCTGTACGCAACTGGACAGGATTGCCGAGCGTAAGCGGCGGGCCGCTGCTAGCGCTAGTGTTGTTATGGCTGTTAGGCCGGCTGCTGATGGCCTTTCCCATGGGGTTGCCAGCCTGGGTGTTGATGGTGGTCGATCTGGCGTTTCTACCCGCGGTTGCTATCGTTATGGCGAAGTTGGTGATCACTGCGAAACGCTGGCGTAATTTGATCTTTATTCCCGTACTGGCGCTGTTGGCTATTGCTAACTTGGCTATGCACCTGGGTATGATAAATGGCGACTATGCACTGATTCGCAACGCTGCCTACTTAGCTGTGCTGCTGATCACCCTTATGATGACAGTGGTAGGCGGGCGGGTAATTGCCATGTTTACTGCAAATCGATTGGGGCGCCCCAAACCGGATCCTATCCCCTTACTTGAAGATGTTACGCTGGCTAGTACGGTTAGCGTCGTGCTGCTGCAGTCGGCCATCATGTTGGGGATTGCCGTTCCAGCGGTACTAATGGGCGGTGTAATGCTACTGGCGGCGTTCGCTAATACGGTTCGTATGGCGCGTTGGGGTGGACTTTATAGTTGGCGCGAACCGCTACTGTGGGGATTGCACGGCAGCTACGCCTTTATTCCCTTAGGTCTCGTCATGTGGGTATTGGCGCTAATGGGGCTGATACGCACTGAACTGGCGGTGCATGCGTTGAGCATTGGGGGAATGGGGGTAATGATACTGGCAATGATGGCCAGGGTTTCACTAGGCCATACTGGCCGACCAATACGCACCCTGCCGGGTATTGGTGTTGCGCTGGGATTGATGCTCATTGCCGCAGTGGTACGCTCGCCTGTGTTAGCGTTATTCCCTCAGATTACCCACTGGACCTATACATTGAGCATTATCTTTTGGTGCCTGGCCTACACCATATTTCTGATGCACTACACGCTGCCACTGATGCAGGCGCGAGTTGATGGGCAAGATGGTTGA
- the ubiT gene encoding ubiquinone anaerobic biosynthesis accessory factor UbiT translates to MTLRSFSTSILSTPRPATITPSRLIRLLDPRIPFAIKRRLVEPLLNRTFAVPLEEGEFDALEGRRISLAIVDLGVTLSLTLKAQRLMLCRESGEATIRGGWREFLCLATRHEDPDSLFFQRRLVIEGDTELGLMLKNLLDGREEGFAQGRLGEVLMGLERLARRG, encoded by the coding sequence ATGACCTTGCGATCTTTTTCGACTTCCATTCTCTCAACTCCTCGACCCGCTACCATCACCCCCAGTCGTTTGATCCGACTTCTAGATCCACGGATACCTTTTGCTATAAAGCGGCGTTTAGTGGAGCCTTTGCTAAATCGTACCTTTGCTGTGCCGCTGGAAGAGGGGGAGTTCGATGCTTTGGAAGGCCGCCGTATCAGCCTCGCTATCGTCGATTTGGGGGTAACGCTAAGCCTGACGCTTAAGGCTCAGCGCTTGATGTTATGCCGTGAGAGTGGTGAGGCCACTATTCGTGGGGGCTGGCGTGAGTTTCTGTGTCTTGCCACTCGCCATGAAGACCCCGATAGCCTGTTCTTCCAGCGTCGTTTAGTAATCGAAGGGGACACAGAACTGGGGTTAATGCTGAAAAATTTACTGGATGGCCGTGAAGAAGGTTTTGCGCAAGGGCGTTTAGGGGAAGTGTTGATGGGGCTAGAGCGGTTGGCACGCAGAGGGTAA
- a CDS encoding Rrf2 family transcriptional regulator — protein MHLTRFTDYSIRVLIFLAVKGEERSTINEIAETFDISRNHLMKIVQELSQKNYVTAIRGKNGGLLLTRDPTTIVLGELVREMEHDMELVECFHSKNACIITPACRLQPILNNALSAFLGVLDHYTLADLLGNQQPQLAQLMRIPAVSA, from the coding sequence ATGCACCTCACCCGATTCACTGATTATTCGATACGCGTATTGATCTTTCTTGCTGTAAAGGGAGAAGAGCGCTCTACCATTAATGAAATCGCAGAGACCTTCGATATTTCTCGCAATCATTTGATGAAAATCGTTCAGGAACTTAGCCAGAAAAACTACGTTACCGCTATTCGTGGCAAGAATGGTGGTTTGCTGCTAACCCGCGACCCCACAACGATCGTGTTGGGCGAGCTGGTACGCGAGATGGAGCACGACATGGAATTAGTGGAGTGTTTTCATAGCAAAAACGCCTGCATCATTACCCCCGCATGCCGCCTTCAACCGATTCTTAATAATGCGTTGTCAGCATTTTTAGGTGTACTCGACCACTACACGTTGGCCGACCTGTTGGGCAATCAACAGCCTCAGCTGGCGCAACTTATGCGCATCCCCGCTGTTAGCGCTTAG
- a CDS encoding anaerobic ribonucleoside-triphosphate reductase activating protein, with protein MSIITTLDDTSAVPGSVRLPIAGLVPMTTLDYPDHLACVVFLQGCPLRCGYCHNPNMIAPRRGEPHEWQAVLEFLATRQGLLEAVVFSGGEPTLSADLPAAVKEVKALGFKVGLHTAGPYPDRLTQLLPHLDWVGLDVKGRGKEFDRICGRTGIWQRHTRSLVALLESEINFECRTTIHWQDFQLTDVERLALTLADCGVRRYALQIARSEQCLDPSYTQPVSHAPSQIQVSALVKRLKPHFERLELR; from the coding sequence ATGTCTATTATCACGACGCTTGACGACACCAGCGCCGTACCTGGCTCAGTTCGACTGCCTATCGCTGGCCTAGTGCCTATGACCACTCTGGATTACCCTGACCACCTAGCCTGCGTTGTTTTTCTACAAGGGTGCCCGCTACGGTGCGGCTACTGCCACAACCCCAACATGATCGCGCCACGACGAGGAGAACCCCACGAGTGGCAGGCAGTGCTGGAATTCCTTGCCACCCGGCAAGGCCTGCTGGAAGCCGTGGTCTTCAGCGGAGGGGAGCCAACCTTGAGTGCCGACTTGCCCGCTGCGGTAAAGGAAGTGAAAGCACTGGGCTTTAAGGTAGGGTTACATACCGCTGGCCCTTATCCTGACCGGCTCACCCAGCTATTGCCGCATCTGGATTGGGTGGGGCTGGATGTAAAGGGGCGCGGGAAAGAGTTTGATCGCATTTGCGGCCGTACTGGTATCTGGCAGCGCCATACACGCAGCCTAGTGGCGCTACTCGAAAGCGAGATCAACTTTGAATGCCGAACTACGATTCACTGGCAGGATTTTCAGCTTACCGACGTGGAACGTCTGGCATTGACCCTCGCCGATTGTGGCGTACGCCGCTATGCACTACAGATAGCTCGCAGCGAACAATGTCTAGATCCTAGCTATACCCAGCCTGTCTCCCACGCCCCATCCCAGATACAGGTGAGTGCACTGGTCAAGCGTTTGAAGCCTCACTTCGAGCGGCTTGAGCTGAGGTAG
- a CDS encoding ribonucleoside triphosphate reductase: MTTTTSIQNAKRHIDVASTVNEYLQRADWRVHANANQGYSLGGLILNVSGKLIANYWLDEIYPHAVGEAHREGDLHIHDLDMLCGYCAGWSLRTLLLEGFNGVPGRAESHPPRHLSSALGQMVNFLGTLQNEWAGAQAFSSFDTYLAPYVRKDALTYTQVKQALQEFIYNLNVPSRWGSQTPFTNLTFDWVCPDDLRQQVPVIGGEEQPFSYGELQVEMDLINRAYLEVMEVGDRNGRVFTFPIPTYNITHDFDWESDNAERLFALTAKYGLPYFQNFLNSDLEPHMVRSMCCRLQLDLSELLKRGNGLFGSAEQTGSLGVVTINCARLGYRFAGDREGLFNELDRLLSLGRDSLELKRERIQQLMDQGLYPFTQRYLGTLRNHFSTLGVNGLNEMVRNFSGDCFNIADPQGLQLVLDLLDQVRERMREFQEQTGHMYNLEATPAEGTTHRFAREDLTRFPDILQAGTPEAPYYTNSSQLPVGHTDDPFEALSHQDPLQTRYTGGTVLHLYMRERITSASACRKLVKTALANFRLPYLTVTPTFSICPVHGYLAGEHEFCPKCDEALWAQTASANDAAMA; encoded by the coding sequence GTGACAACCACCACCAGCATTCAGAATGCAAAGCGCCATATCGATGTCGCTTCGACGGTCAACGAGTACCTTCAACGCGCCGATTGGCGTGTCCATGCCAATGCCAATCAGGGCTATTCGCTGGGCGGCTTAATCCTCAATGTCTCGGGTAAGTTGATTGCCAACTATTGGCTTGATGAGATTTACCCGCATGCCGTGGGGGAAGCCCACCGAGAAGGTGACCTGCATATTCATGACCTGGATATGCTGTGCGGCTATTGCGCTGGCTGGTCGCTACGCACTCTGCTGCTTGAGGGGTTCAATGGTGTGCCGGGGCGTGCTGAAAGTCATCCCCCTCGCCACCTTTCCAGCGCCCTGGGGCAGATGGTTAACTTTCTCGGAACCTTGCAGAACGAGTGGGCCGGAGCCCAAGCCTTTAGCTCTTTTGATACCTATTTGGCACCCTATGTGCGCAAGGACGCCCTGACCTACACACAGGTCAAACAGGCGCTTCAGGAATTCATCTACAACCTCAACGTGCCTTCTCGCTGGGGTAGCCAGACGCCCTTCACCAACCTGACGTTTGACTGGGTCTGCCCCGACGACTTGCGCCAGCAGGTACCGGTTATCGGCGGAGAGGAGCAGCCATTCAGCTACGGTGAGCTGCAGGTTGAGATGGATTTAATCAACCGGGCCTACTTGGAAGTTATGGAGGTCGGAGACCGCAATGGGCGGGTGTTTACCTTCCCTATACCCACCTACAACATCACCCATGATTTCGACTGGGAAAGCGACAACGCCGAGCGACTTTTCGCCCTAACCGCCAAGTATGGTTTGCCCTACTTTCAGAACTTTCTAAATTCGGATTTGGAACCCCATATGGTGCGCTCCATGTGCTGCCGCCTGCAGCTTGATTTGAGTGAACTGCTCAAACGTGGCAACGGCCTATTTGGCAGCGCGGAGCAAACTGGCTCACTGGGGGTGGTGACGATTAACTGCGCCCGGTTAGGCTACCGATTCGCAGGTGACCGAGAGGGACTGTTCAACGAGCTGGATCGTTTGCTATCGCTCGGGCGCGATAGCCTCGAACTCAAGCGCGAACGCATCCAGCAGTTAATGGATCAGGGGCTCTACCCATTTACCCAACGTTACCTGGGCACCTTACGTAACCATTTCTCGACCCTAGGGGTGAACGGGCTTAATGAAATGGTGCGTAATTTTAGCGGTGACTGCTTCAACATCGCAGATCCGCAGGGACTACAGTTGGTTCTAGACCTGCTGGATCAAGTTCGCGAGCGGATGCGCGAATTTCAAGAGCAGACCGGCCATATGTATAACCTGGAAGCCACACCGGCGGAGGGCACGACGCACCGTTTTGCCCGAGAGGACCTGACTCGCTTTCCTGACATTCTACAGGCTGGCACACCAGAGGCCCCCTATTACACCAACTCCAGTCAATTACCGGTAGGCCATACCGATGATCCCTTTGAGGCGCTGAGTCACCAGGATCCGTTACAGACGCGCTATACCGGCGGCACGGTGCTGCATCTCTATATGCGCGAGCGGATCACATCGGCCTCTGCCTGCCGCAAGCTGGTGAAAACAGCACTCGCTAACTTTCGCTTACCTTACCTCACAGTGACACCCACTTTTTCAATCTGCCCGGTGCATGGCTACCTGGCCGGCGAGCATGAGTTCTGCCCCAAGTGCGATGAAGCACTGTGGGCACAAACGGCGAGCGCAAACGACGCCGCCATGGCATGA
- the nrdD gene encoding anaerobic ribonucleoside-triphosphate reductase produces MQTTRYASLPTEQRQRCEVWTRVMGYHRPVSQFNIGKRAEHQERRHFTEGAASL; encoded by the coding sequence ATGCAAACCACTCGATACGCTAGCTTGCCCACAGAACAGCGCCAGCGCTGCGAAGTCTGGACCCGCGTGATGGGTTATCACCGACCGGTAAGCCAGTTCAATATCGGTAAGCGTGCCGAACACCAGGAACGTCGCCATTTTACTGAAGGCGCCGCCTCACTGTAA
- a CDS encoding U32 family peptidase, whose protein sequence is MTTPPTLQLSLGPVLFYWTREHYANFYREAADWPVEIITLGETVCSRRRDMKLDDWLGIGRELSQAGKQVVLASQTLIESEADLRDLRKICDNGNFIVEANDQSALQLLSHAGLPFIAGAALNLYNPATLGVMNRAGMQRWQAPVEMSRDDLAQLIADGHQAGVNQPCEVFAYGHLPLAWSSRCFTARRHQKSKDRCQFVCQKYPEGLVLRTQESRDVFTLNGIQTLSSACQDLRHELMAMANMGVSVARLSPRAEGMAEVVNAFNQARNGRLPPPNPLTLVEADICDGYWYGRPGMDSTRLLTN, encoded by the coding sequence ATGACGACACCCCCTACCCTGCAACTGTCCCTGGGTCCGGTGCTCTTCTACTGGACACGCGAGCATTACGCCAACTTCTACCGTGAAGCGGCCGACTGGCCAGTGGAGATTATCACCCTAGGCGAAACGGTCTGCTCGCGGCGCCGCGATATGAAGTTGGACGACTGGCTAGGCATAGGCCGCGAACTTTCCCAGGCAGGTAAACAGGTAGTTCTCGCCAGCCAAACCCTGATTGAGTCCGAGGCTGACCTGCGGGATTTGCGAAAGATCTGTGACAACGGCAACTTTATCGTCGAAGCCAACGACCAAAGCGCCCTACAACTCCTCTCCCATGCCGGGCTACCATTTATCGCTGGGGCGGCGCTCAACCTCTACAACCCCGCCACCTTAGGCGTTATGAATCGTGCAGGAATGCAGCGTTGGCAGGCACCGGTGGAAATGTCCCGGGACGATCTGGCCCAGCTCATCGCCGATGGTCATCAGGCGGGTGTGAACCAGCCCTGTGAAGTGTTTGCCTACGGTCACTTGCCGCTTGCTTGGTCATCGCGCTGCTTTACTGCCCGACGCCACCAAAAATCCAAAGACCGCTGCCAGTTCGTTTGCCAAAAATATCCTGAAGGCTTAGTGCTGCGTACTCAAGAATCCCGAGATGTTTTCACCCTGAACGGTATTCAGACTCTATCAAGCGCCTGCCAGGATCTCCGCCATGAGCTTATGGCCATGGCTAACATGGGAGTTTCAGTGGCGCGCCTCAGTCCACGGGCAGAAGGCATGGCCGAGGTGGTCAACGCCTTCAACCAGGCCCGGAATGGCAGGCTGCCACCCCCCAACCCTCTGACACTGGTGGAAGCTGATATCTGCGACGGCTATTGGTACGGCCGCCCAGGCATGGACAGCACCCGGCTCCTGACCAACTAA
- a CDS encoding ribonucleotide reductase subunit alpha gives MAIATFADLLQEARKQPKLQRLLFVFVRAELPDFPDAEQRRRFEQGDGGVLVPVVCVDKSPEDLSSMAVLVEESRRTGIEWDLVFAAAMDDPKDDAEVERQLQRMMESLQMGNITSFLAFDPRGDAVNIS, from the coding sequence ATGGCGATAGCGACGTTTGCTGATTTACTGCAAGAAGCTCGTAAGCAGCCTAAGCTGCAACGGCTGCTGTTTGTGTTTGTACGCGCAGAGTTGCCAGATTTTCCCGATGCCGAACAGCGTCGTCGCTTCGAACAGGGAGACGGTGGTGTGTTGGTGCCGGTGGTATGCGTAGATAAGTCGCCGGAGGACCTGAGCAGCATGGCGGTGTTGGTCGAAGAGTCTCGCCGTACCGGGATCGAATGGGATCTGGTGTTCGCTGCTGCCATGGACGACCCAAAGGACGACGCCGAGGTTGAACGGCAGCTCCAGCGCATGATGGAGTCGCTGCAAATGGGTAATATCACTTCTTTTCTTGCCTTCGATCCACGCGGTGATGCCGTAAACATCAGCTAG
- a CDS encoding SirB2 family protein, which produces MEHYFLIKHLHMTAAALSITLFVVRAWWSVRESPRLNTRWAKVVPHLIDTALLGLGVTLIVLLSVWPWQLPWLGAKLLALLAYIGIGTIAIKRGATPKVRGVAAVIAVTIFIYMVGAAMRHSPLSWLA; this is translated from the coding sequence ATGGAACACTATTTTCTCATCAAGCACCTGCACATGACCGCCGCTGCGCTGAGCATTACGCTTTTCGTGGTTCGCGCTTGGTGGTCGGTGCGGGAAAGTCCACGCCTCAACACCCGCTGGGCCAAGGTAGTTCCCCATCTCATTGATACGGCCTTGTTGGGGCTGGGGGTGACCTTAATAGTGTTACTTTCCGTGTGGCCCTGGCAGCTTCCTTGGCTTGGAGCCAAGCTGCTGGCGCTGCTGGCCTATATCGGTATTGGCACCATCGCGATTAAACGAGGAGCAACTCCAAAAGTGCGTGGCGTAGCTGCTGTAATAGCGGTGACCATCTTTATTTATATGGTGGGAGCCGCCATGCGTCACAGCCCTCTGTCCTGGTTGGCTTGA
- the ubiU gene encoding ubiquinone anaerobic biosynthesis protein UbiU: MELVCPAGNLPALKRAVDKGADAIYFGFQNITNARQFAGLNFTDKRAREGIDYAHKQGKRVFCAINTYPQPNGWQQWTRAVDQAVNMGVDALILADMGLLDYATKHHPDVARHLSVQGSATSHEALRFYHQHFGIKRAVLPRVLSITQVRDLAKQTPVELEVFAFGSLCIMAEGRCYLSSYLTGESPNTRGVCSPAAHVRWEETPHGLESRLNNVLIDRYAEGERAGYPTLCKGRFEVTGETYHAIEEPTSLNTLELLPELRDLGISAVKIEGRQRSPAYVSKVAGIWRQALDRLEHAPRRFHPEHAWMEGLAELSEGATTTLGAYERRWK; this comes from the coding sequence ATGGAGCTTGTATGCCCCGCTGGCAACCTGCCCGCTCTAAAGCGCGCTGTGGATAAAGGAGCTGATGCCATCTACTTCGGCTTCCAAAACATCACCAATGCGCGCCAGTTTGCTGGGCTAAATTTCACCGATAAACGCGCCCGAGAGGGAATAGACTATGCCCATAAACAGGGTAAACGGGTGTTCTGCGCGATTAATACCTACCCCCAGCCCAATGGCTGGCAGCAGTGGACCCGCGCCGTAGACCAAGCGGTCAATATGGGGGTGGATGCATTAATCCTCGCCGATATGGGACTGCTTGATTACGCCACTAAGCACCACCCTGACGTAGCACGCCATCTTTCGGTACAAGGGTCGGCAACTAGCCATGAGGCGCTACGCTTTTACCACCAACACTTCGGCATCAAGCGCGCAGTGCTACCTCGAGTGCTATCTATCACTCAGGTACGCGACTTAGCTAAGCAGACACCTGTAGAACTCGAGGTTTTTGCCTTTGGTAGCCTGTGCATCATGGCCGAAGGACGCTGCTACCTCTCCTCCTACCTCACCGGCGAGTCGCCCAATACCCGGGGCGTCTGCTCACCGGCGGCTCATGTGCGCTGGGAAGAGACGCCTCACGGTTTGGAGTCGCGCCTGAACAATGTGCTGATTGATCGCTACGCTGAGGGTGAGCGCGCTGGCTACCCAACCCTGTGTAAGGGCCGCTTTGAGGTAACGGGTGAGACCTATCACGCCATCGAGGAGCCCACCAGTCTCAATACCCTGGAGCTACTGCCGGAGCTGCGCGACCTGGGCATCAGCGCGGTAAAAATCGAAGGGCGCCAGCGCAGCCCCGCCTATGTGTCGAAGGTTGCGGGCATTTGGCGGCAGGCGTTGGACCGTCTCGAACACGCTCCTCGGCGTTTTCATCCAGAACACGCCTGGATGGAGGGCCTTGCTGAACTTTCCGAAGGTGCCACCACCACGTTGGGCGCCTACGAGCGTCGCTGGAAATAG
- the hmpA gene encoding NO-inducible flavohemoprotein, whose amino-acid sequence MLTHEQEQWIETTAPVVAEHLDAITQRFYPLMFTRYPEVKPLFNEAHQQSGGQPRALASAVLAYVKLRSNPAQARATLAVVVSKHVSLGILPEQYPIVGECLLAAIGEVLGDAVTPAIADAWGALYNELAALLIDLEDQRYREFEQRPGGWRGTRRFKIANTQQESALIRSFMLEPEDGGIVAAHQPGQYIGVRLTINGKPVYRHYSLSDTPNGRSYRISIKREAQGQVSRHFHDVLKPGDSIELLPPAGDLTLVEGDEPLLLASGGVGQTPLLPIARQALALGRQVVYLHAALDAEHQAFTSEVEALKAEYPQRLKAVLIHERGNTAEHIGRIDHHLLAHYLPGLKARCYFVGPQGFMTAINRALSELGVDEDRRHFEHFGPSRPLDVA is encoded by the coding sequence GTGCTAACACATGAGCAGGAACAATGGATTGAGACGACAGCCCCAGTCGTTGCTGAACACCTGGACGCTATTACTCAGCGCTTCTACCCGCTGATGTTCACCCGCTACCCAGAAGTCAAACCACTATTTAATGAGGCACATCAGCAAAGCGGTGGTCAGCCTCGTGCCTTGGCTAGCGCCGTGTTGGCCTATGTGAAGCTGCGCAGCAACCCTGCCCAGGCCCGCGCTACCTTGGCCGTTGTGGTCAGTAAACATGTCTCTTTGGGTATTCTTCCTGAGCAGTACCCCATCGTAGGTGAGTGCTTGCTCGCGGCAATTGGCGAAGTGCTCGGCGATGCCGTCACACCAGCAATAGCCGATGCGTGGGGGGCGCTGTATAACGAGCTCGCTGCCCTGCTGATTGACCTTGAAGACCAGCGCTATCGTGAGTTTGAGCAGCGCCCAGGCGGCTGGCGAGGTACGCGCCGGTTCAAGATTGCCAACACACAGCAAGAGAGTGCTTTAATTCGCTCTTTTATGTTGGAACCCGAGGATGGCGGTATTGTGGCTGCCCATCAGCCTGGTCAGTATATCGGCGTACGACTCACCATTAACGGCAAACCGGTCTATCGGCACTACAGTCTATCGGATACTCCCAATGGTCGGAGCTATCGCATCTCGATCAAACGCGAAGCACAGGGGCAGGTCAGTCGTCATTTCCATGATGTCCTGAAACCAGGTGATAGCATAGAGTTGCTTCCACCAGCAGGCGACCTGACGCTGGTAGAGGGCGACGAACCGTTGCTACTTGCCAGCGGAGGTGTCGGTCAAACACCACTACTCCCTATAGCGCGGCAGGCTTTGGCGCTTGGACGTCAGGTCGTCTATCTACACGCTGCCTTGGATGCCGAGCACCAAGCCTTTACAAGTGAAGTGGAAGCGCTAAAGGCCGAGTACCCTCAGCGCCTAAAGGCGGTTCTCATTCATGAACGGGGTAACACAGCTGAGCATATTGGCCGCATTGATCACCACTTATTAGCTCACTACTTGCCTGGCCTTAAGGCACGTTGCTACTTTGTCGGCCCCCAAGGATTTATGACAGCGATTAATAGGGCTTTGTCTGAGCTAGGTGTAGACGAAGATCGCCGCCACTTTGAGCACTTCGGCCCATCACGCCCACTCGACGTGGCTTGA